In the genome of Pseudomonas sp. LBUM920, one region contains:
- a CDS encoding monovalent cation:proton antiporter-2 (CPA2) family protein, with translation MFANLLIILASSLVVIALFRRLQLPPVLGYLCVGLALGPTALDWVNDSEELPDLAELGVVFLLFSLGLEFSLTKMLALRSVVFGLGSLQVLGCAALLGGLLMGFGLPPSVALMLGAGLALSSTAIVSKELSSLGEIFSSHGQNAIGVLLFQDVVAVLLLTLVPVFAGSSEHAWYWALPLTLSKTVLLFVGLLFASRWLLPRLFHEVAASHSAELFVLLALVIVLLTAWLTHLLGLSPALGAFLAGMLLGESHYRHQIEADIRPFRDILLGLFFVSIGMLIDLQLFVSHSLLILGLTLALMLIKGCVVAALVKLRGSDGETAWRSGLALAQGGEFCFALMAQMQQSRLIPDEFNGLLLAATFCSMLLTPLLLRAAPGVALRLHRKPNQQVQLEEITALNADLHGHAVICGYGRVGQSIGRFLRREHQAFIALDDDPERVKEAATEDSSVHYGDCRRGALLSAVGLERARLVVIAVDNSDVALTVLKEARRINPHVPVLVRTRDDSQLAELKAAGASEVVPELLESSLMLASHALILLGLPDHQVQARVDEVRHDRYRLLHGFDAQTEKPLNPD, from the coding sequence GTGTTTGCCAATCTGCTGATCATTCTGGCCTCATCCCTGGTGGTGATAGCGCTGTTTCGCCGCCTGCAATTGCCGCCCGTGCTGGGTTACCTGTGCGTGGGCCTGGCGTTGGGGCCCACCGCTCTGGACTGGGTGAATGACAGCGAAGAGCTGCCCGACCTTGCCGAACTGGGGGTGGTGTTCCTGCTGTTTTCTTTGGGGTTGGAGTTTTCCCTGACCAAGATGCTTGCCCTGCGCAGCGTGGTGTTTGGCTTGGGCAGTTTGCAGGTGCTGGGGTGTGCAGCCTTGCTGGGAGGGCTGTTGATGGGCTTCGGTCTGCCGCCAAGCGTCGCGCTGATGCTCGGCGCGGGGCTGGCATTGTCCTCCACCGCGATTGTCAGCAAGGAGCTGAGCAGCCTGGGGGAAATCTTCAGCAGCCACGGCCAGAACGCGATTGGCGTATTGCTGTTCCAGGATGTGGTGGCGGTGTTGCTGCTCACGTTGGTGCCGGTGTTTGCCGGCAGCAGCGAACACGCCTGGTATTGGGCGCTGCCGCTGACGCTGAGCAAAACCGTGCTGTTGTTCGTCGGCTTGCTGTTCGCCAGTCGTTGGTTGCTGCCCCGCCTGTTCCACGAAGTTGCCGCGTCCCATTCGGCTGAATTGTTTGTGCTGTTGGCGCTGGTGATCGTCTTGCTCACCGCCTGGCTCACGCATTTGCTCGGCCTCTCCCCTGCCCTCGGGGCTTTTCTGGCGGGCATGCTGTTGGGGGAAAGCCATTACCGGCATCAGATTGAAGCGGACATACGGCCATTTCGCGACATTCTGCTTGGGCTGTTTTTCGTCAGCATCGGCATGCTTATCGACCTGCAGCTGTTCGTCAGCCACAGCCTGCTGATCCTCGGCCTGACCCTCGCGCTGATGCTGATCAAGGGCTGTGTGGTGGCAGCCCTGGTCAAGCTGCGCGGCAGCGACGGTGAAACCGCATGGCGCAGCGGCCTTGCCCTGGCGCAAGGCGGCGAATTCTGCTTCGCGTTGATGGCGCAGATGCAGCAGAGTCGGCTGATTCCGGACGAATTCAACGGTTTGCTGCTGGCCGCCACCTTTTGCTCGATGCTGCTGACCCCGCTGTTGCTGCGCGCCGCACCGGGCGTCGCCCTGCGCCTGCACCGCAAGCCCAACCAGCAGGTGCAACTGGAGGAAATCACCGCGCTCAATGCCGACTTACATGGCCACGCGGTGATTTGCGGGTATGGCCGCGTCGGGCAATCCATCGGGCGCTTTTTGCGCCGGGAACATCAGGCGTTCATCGCCCTGGATGACGACCCCGAGCGCGTGAAAGAGGCCGCCACCGAAGACAGCAGCGTGCATTACGGCGACTGCCGCCGTGGGGCGCTGCTCAGTGCGGTCGGCCTGGAGCGCGCGCGGCTGGTGGTGATTGCCGTGGATAACAGCGATGTGGCCCTGACCGTCCTGAAAGAAGCCAGGAGGATCAACCCGCACGTCCCCGTGCTGGTGCGCACGCGCGATGACAGCCAACTGGCCGAGTTGAAAGCTGCGGGCGCCAGCGAAGTGGTGCCCGAGCTACTGGAATCGAGCCTGATGCTCGCCTCCCACGCCTTGATCCTGCTGGGCCTGCCGGACCACCAGGTGCAGGCGCGGGTGGATGAGGTGCGCCATGACCGTTATCGCCTATTGCACGGCTTTGATGCGCAGACCGAAAAACCGCTCAATCCTGACTGA
- a CDS encoding glutaredoxin family protein: protein MLPECQLFGTLGCHLCEIAEVEIMPLVEHGLLVELVDITDPDDLTDAYSLRIPVLRRVDTGAELDWPFDTAQVVAFLS, encoded by the coding sequence ATGCTTCCTGAATGCCAGTTGTTCGGCACCCTGGGTTGCCATCTTTGTGAGATTGCCGAAGTCGAAATCATGCCGCTCGTCGAACACGGGTTGCTGGTGGAACTGGTGGATATCACCGACCCCGATGACCTTACAGACGCCTACAGCCTGCGGATTCCGGTGCTTCGCCGGGTGGATACCGGGGCCGAGCTGGACTGGCCATTCGACACAGCACAGGTGGTTGCCTTCCTGTCCTAG
- a CDS encoding pseudouridine synthase, whose protein sequence is MSSSGFSASQHQASTLYLPPGPWATVLECLCEHFPAIGRERWLDRIARGRVLDINGTPIQMDLAYKEGLCIYYFREVPNEKVIPVEETILYADEHLVVADKPHFLPVTPAGEYVEQTLLRRLIRRLDNPALVPLHRIDRHTAGLVLFSANPHSRSAYQQLFPTRRIDKFYEAIAPALPDLTFPMVHKSRLVEGEPFFRMQEGPGVSNTETAVEVREKNADLWRYGLFPVTGKKHQLRVHMTALGASICNDPFYPDVIKDAEDDYANPLKLLAQGVRFIDPVTGEQRDFRSLITLDW, encoded by the coding sequence ATGTCATCTTCCGGTTTTTCCGCGTCGCAACACCAAGCCAGCACGTTGTATTTGCCACCTGGCCCGTGGGCGACGGTGCTGGAGTGTCTGTGTGAGCATTTCCCTGCGATTGGCCGTGAACGCTGGCTGGACCGCATCGCCCGTGGTCGTGTACTCGACATCAACGGCACGCCGATCCAAATGGATTTGGCCTACAAGGAAGGCCTGTGCATTTACTACTTCCGTGAAGTGCCGAATGAGAAAGTCATTCCGGTTGAGGAAACCATCCTGTATGCCGACGAGCACCTGGTGGTCGCCGACAAACCGCATTTTCTCCCGGTGACCCCGGCGGGCGAGTACGTTGAACAGACCCTGTTGCGCCGCCTGATCCGGCGCCTGGATAACCCTGCTCTGGTGCCCTTGCACCGCATCGACCGGCACACCGCAGGGCTGGTGCTGTTTTCGGCCAACCCGCACAGCCGTTCAGCCTATCAACAGCTGTTTCCAACACGGCGCATCGACAAATTCTACGAAGCCATCGCTCCCGCGTTGCCTGATTTGACCTTCCCCATGGTTCACAAAAGCCGTCTGGTGGAGGGTGAACCGTTCTTTCGCATGCAGGAAGGCCCCGGCGTCAGCAACACCGAGACGGCGGTAGAAGTCCGTGAGAAAAACGCCGACCTGTGGCGTTACGGCCTGTTCCCCGTGACCGGCAAGAAGCACCAGTTGCGCGTACACATGACCGCGCTGGGGGCGAGTATCTGCAATGACCCGTTCTACCCCGACGTTATCAAGGACGCCGAGGACGACTACGCCAACCCGCTCAAACTGCTGGCCCAGGGCGTGCGGTTTATCGACCCGGTCACCGGTGAGCAACGCGATTTCCGCAGCCTGATCACCCTCGACTGGTAA
- a CDS encoding YgdI/YgdR family lipoprotein has protein sequence MTQRTIAALMLALGLATLAGCASPTVITLNDGREIQAVDTPKFDKASGFYEFEQLDGKQTRINKDQVRTVKDL, from the coding sequence ATGACTCAACGGACCATCGCCGCTCTCATGCTTGCACTGGGCCTCGCTACTCTCGCCGGTTGCGCCTCGCCTACAGTGATCACCCTGAATGACGGTCGCGAAATCCAGGCCGTCGACACCCCTAAATTCGATAAGGCCTCGGGCTTCTACGAGTTCGAACAACTTGACGGCAAGCAGACTCGCATCAACAAGGATCAGGTTCGCACCGTTAAAGACCTGTAA
- the mobA gene encoding molybdenum cofactor guanylyltransferase MobA encodes MSLDSSPLPCSILLLAGGRGQRMGGQDKGLLAWHGQPLIAHLQRLTRALTDDLIISCNRNHDLYAPYADQLVSDDSPDFPGPLAGIRAGLAAARHAQLLILPCDVPNIDAALLADLRETARRTPQVPVMVRQGEFWEPLICIIPTHLKTEVERAWDAGERSPRKILLQLGGVGLECPANDPRLANLNTPELLHAACGVSE; translated from the coding sequence ATGTCTCTCGATTCTTCGCCCCTGCCCTGTTCGATTCTGCTATTGGCCGGTGGCCGTGGCCAACGCATGGGTGGTCAGGACAAGGGCCTGCTGGCGTGGCACGGCCAGCCGTTGATTGCCCACCTGCAACGCCTGACCCGGGCGCTGACGGATGACCTGATCATCTCGTGCAATCGCAACCACGACCTGTATGCGCCCTACGCCGACCAGTTGGTGAGCGACGACAGCCCGGACTTTCCCGGCCCGCTGGCAGGCATCCGCGCCGGGCTCGCCGCCGCGCGCCATGCGCAACTGCTGATACTGCCCTGCGATGTGCCAAACATCGACGCGGCGCTGCTTGCCGATCTGCGTGAAACTGCACGCCGCACGCCGCAGGTGCCGGTGATGGTGCGCCAGGGCGAATTCTGGGAACCCTTGATTTGCATTATCCCAACCCACCTTAAAACTGAGGTCGAACGGGCCTGGGACGCCGGTGAACGCAGCCCGCGCAAGATTCTGCTGCAACTGGGCGGCGTGGGCCTGGAGTGCCCGGCCAATGACCCGCGCCTGGCCAACCTGAATACACCTGAACTGTTGCACGCAGCCTGCGGCGTGTCAGAATGA
- the moaB gene encoding molybdenum cofactor biosynthesis protein B encodes MNAKADAPFVPLNIAVLTVSDTRTLDTDTSGQVFVDRLTAAGHTLAERVLLKDDLYKIRAKVAHWIAEDVVQVVLITGGTGFTGRDSTPEAVSCLLDKHVDGFGELFRQISVADIGTSTVQSRALAGLANGTLVCCLPGSTNAVRTGWDGILAEQLDNRHRPCNFVPHLKQAQPCESRG; translated from the coding sequence ATGAACGCCAAGGCTGATGCGCCCTTCGTACCCCTGAATATTGCTGTACTGACTGTCAGCGACACCCGCACCCTGGACACCGACACCTCGGGCCAGGTCTTCGTCGACCGGCTGACCGCCGCCGGCCACACCCTGGCCGAGCGCGTGCTGCTCAAGGACGACCTCTACAAAATCCGCGCGAAAGTCGCCCACTGGATCGCCGAAGACGTGGTGCAAGTGGTGCTGATCACCGGCGGCACCGGCTTCACCGGCCGCGACAGCACGCCCGAAGCGGTGAGCTGCCTGCTCGACAAACACGTCGACGGCTTTGGCGAACTGTTCCGCCAGATCTCCGTGGCCGATATCGGCACCTCTACCGTGCAATCGCGCGCCCTGGCCGGCCTGGCCAATGGCACGCTGGTGTGCTGCCTGCCGGGTTCGACCAACGCGGTGCGTACCGGCTGGGACGGCATCCTCGCCGAGCAACTGGACAACCGTCATCGTCCGTGCAACTTCGTTCCTCACTTGAAGCAGGCCCAACCCTGCGAATCCCGTGGATAA
- the glp gene encoding gephyrin-like molybdotransferase Glp yields the protein MPVEDALRQLLDMAEAAPIRDPHVVPLADCDGRVLAQDLISTLDLPPWPNSAMDGYALRLVDWNGEPLPVSQRIFAGQAPQPLAAGTCARIFTGAPVPEGADCVEMQENAVVHADERVSFTEPLQVGQNIRPQGQETTVGELVLSAGTRLGPIELGLAASLGHDRLNVVRRVRVAVLSTGDELIEPGLPLGPGQIYNSNRRVLCSWLARMGCEVIDAGILPDDLEKTRKRLSDLGTVDLILSTGGVSVGEADFLGIVLREEGELALWKLAIKPGKPLTFGHFRGVPVIGLPGNPASTLVTFALLARPYLLRRQGVQDVEPLRFEVPVGFIWPKPGNRREYLRGRIEQGKAIIYRNQSSGVLRSAAWAEGFVEVLEGTTLAIGDRVNFIPLSEVLN from the coding sequence ATGCCAGTGGAAGACGCGCTGCGCCAACTGCTGGACATGGCCGAAGCCGCGCCGATTCGTGATCCGCACGTGGTGCCGCTGGCCGACTGCGACGGCCGCGTGCTCGCGCAAGACCTGATCTCTACGCTCGACTTGCCGCCCTGGCCGAACAGCGCCATGGACGGTTACGCCCTGCGCCTGGTGGACTGGAACGGCGAGCCGTTGCCCGTCAGCCAGCGCATCTTCGCCGGCCAGGCGCCGCAGCCGTTGGCCGCCGGCACCTGCGCGCGCATCTTCACCGGTGCGCCGGTGCCCGAAGGCGCCGATTGTGTAGAAATGCAGGAAAATGCCGTGGTCCACGCCGATGAGCGTGTGAGTTTCACCGAACCTTTGCAGGTGGGTCAGAACATCCGCCCGCAAGGCCAGGAAACCACCGTCGGCGAGTTGGTGTTGAGCGCCGGCACTCGCCTGGGCCCGATCGAGCTGGGCCTGGCCGCCTCACTGGGGCACGACCGCTTGAACGTGGTGCGCCGCGTGCGCGTGGCCGTGTTGTCCACCGGCGACGAGTTGATCGAGCCCGGTTTGCCGCTCGGCCCGGGGCAGATCTACAACAGCAACCGACGCGTGCTGTGCAGCTGGCTGGCGCGCATGGGCTGCGAGGTGATCGATGCCGGGATTCTGCCGGATGACCTGGAGAAAACCCGCAAACGCCTGTCGGACCTGGGCACTGTCGACCTGATTCTGTCGACCGGTGGTGTGTCGGTGGGCGAGGCTGACTTTCTCGGTATCGTCCTGCGTGAGGAGGGCGAGTTGGCCCTGTGGAAGCTGGCGATCAAACCAGGCAAACCGCTGACATTCGGGCATTTTCGCGGTGTGCCGGTGATCGGCCTGCCCGGCAACCCGGCCTCGACCCTGGTGACCTTTGCGCTGCTGGCGCGGCCTTATCTGCTGCGCCGCCAAGGCGTGCAAGATGTCGAGCCATTGCGTTTCGAAGTGCCGGTGGGTTTCATCTGGCCCAAGCCGGGCAACCGCCGCGAGTACCTGCGCGGGCGTATCGAGCAAGGCAAGGCGATCATCTACCGCAACCAGAGCTCCGGCGTGCTGCGCAGCGCGGCGTGGGCGGAAGGGTTTGTGGAGGTGCTGGAAGGGACGACGCTGGCTATTGGGGATCGGGTCAATTTCATTCCCCTGAGTGAAGTCCTGAACTGA